A segment of the Lycium ferocissimum isolate CSIRO_LF1 chromosome 10, AGI_CSIRO_Lferr_CH_V1, whole genome shotgun sequence genome:
ctatctctcttctttcttcggAACTTTCtaagaaaaacataaagataTGTTCCTACTGATGATTCTTTCTCTTTCCTAGCCAATTTACATAACCATAATACATTTCTCCAGCCGTTCTTTTAAAAACTACTAATTGTAATTATAACTAtcaaatataattaagtaaactAAAACGTGTTGTCTCTAATAGATTAAGTTTTCAGATGAAATGATCAGCAGCAACGTACTATAAAGACGACTAGCATGGGCTCCATTACATGGAATTAGCACATTGCATGCCGTGTGATGTAGCATGTCTCATATGCATCGATATTACACGCAACAAAACTATGATTATATAGCACGTCATGCTGAGGGTTCCTCTTGTTGTTTCGGCATCATCTCAATGTAGCATTGGGATATATCTCTAATCTTTCACTAATAAAGAATCTCTATTTTTCCACTGATTTATCACTGAAAAATGTTCGGTAGTGGCTATTTTTCACCGACATTAAAAACCTAAAAATTAATGTTTTCACatgaaaaaattagaaaatttccCAGCGTCTCAATTAGAAGATCAAGAGAGGGAGGCCAGTTAAGAACATTAATAAAAAGACTTTTTTCACAAGATAATATGTGTTTATGTCTATTATTCTAATGCTCTCCGTACAGTAACCGTTGGCTAACAAAATTATCCCCCTTCTGCGCGTCTGTAGTCCACGCGCTGCAGCCATGGGCACGCCGGCCGGCTCTTTCCCGGCACGTCCTGTGGATAATATCGCTCCTCCGGAAGGGACGACGCTTTCTGAAGAGCAAAAACTTGATTTTGCCTCAGCTGTGGGCAAAACCccaatttcaattccaaaaatCGACCACTTTGGCTGCCCTAGTGTCAAATCCACCATCTCAAAACACAACGGAGAAACAACAGTCATCTTTAAAACATCGGAATGCTATGGAGTAATGGCAGATCGGTGTCGCTACACAATCGTCGGAAAGTTTATAAAGACTAGACCCCAAATCGACAAAATAAGGTCTCTATTTGCGGAAAAAATATCAGTCAAAGGTAAGTATTCTATTGGAGTCTTCGACTACCGCACAGTGTTTATTGATTTTGATCTTGAAAAATATTGTAACAATTTCTGGTATAGAAGATCAATTGAGATAGAAGGGCAACAAATGTGGCTCCAATAGTGGTCACCCAATTTCAGGCCGGAGGAGGACTCCCCTATTGTTCCAATAGGGGTCCTCCTGCTGGAATTGCCTTTTCATCTTCACTCTTAGTACTACCTTCGACAGATTCTAGCTCCGATTGGAACTCCACTTTCCATGGACAGTGCCACGGAGAGTAGAACACGTCCCAGTATGGCCAAGGTAAGGGTTGAGGTTGATCTAACCAAATAGAAACTTCAGTCTATTTGGATTGGATCACAAGATGAGGACCATCCCCGTAGAGGTTTTAAGTAAAGATTGGAGTATGAAAGTGTGCCTAAATATTGTAGACATTGTAAAATTCTTGGACACTCCATACTACAATGCAGAAGagttgagaaaaaaatattaacgaGGAGAACCAAACCACGGAGAAGGGTTCTACTTCTCAAACAAAGAGCAGGAGGGTACTCACAAAAACAGAGGAAACAAGGAAAACGCTACAGTGCCTAACAAGAAGAATGAGTCTcatcaaaacaaagaaaaatcaaacgCTGCTGACCTAAAAGAATACCCAACCGAGAGCCTGGAAACTAACACAGAGGGCAATAAAGAAGCTGCTGAACCCCTGAACTCTATGATGGACAGAACAAAaggaataagaaagaaaaagaagaaggggaaaaagaagaTGCCCAAGAAGAAGTCCAAAGTGATTTTCAAACCCTCTATGTCGCAAGAAGCTGCCAAGAAATCCAGAAAATACAATCCCAAACCAGTAAACTATGATATCATTGCCCCTATCCTCACTGAATTACAACAACTCCTCTAAAAAATTCCccaaaaagaagaggaaaatcaGCGAGAAGGGGAAACAAACACCAAACAGTCCAAAGGCCACATAGAAAATAGTGATTCAAACTCTATTatcgaaaaaaaaagaggatccCATTATGTATGTGGAAACGGCTCAGGAGGAAGAGGAGGAACAGAGAGAGTTACTCAATCCCATGGACAAGAGGATATGGTAGAAGCACCTAATGAACCTGTTAGTGCAAATACTGAGGATAGGAACTTGGAACTGGTACATTTGATCGTTGATTTGAACTGGAATGCTACTACTGTTACTGTACCTGCTGATCAAGGTAAAAACACTAAAGATACTTCAGTAGAGGAGAATATGCCCCTAGAATTCGAAGGCTCGGACATCAACCTTGAAGatcaataagaaaaagagaaatccAAAGAAGAAGATAGCAAGCAGGACTCAAAAAGTTCGAACGACGTATCACAGAAACAGGAGATCAGTGGCACTACCAAAGGCCAACTATCAGCCAAAGAAAGGTAAAACCAAGAACAGGAACAAAGGAAGGAAGAGTAAAACCAACAACTCCCCGGATCATTACGGGACGGGGAAAAAAATGGTAACAAAAAATCTAATTCTCCATGATCAATGCTATCATTTGGAATATTAGAGGGGTAAGATCCAAGAAATCCATTCATAGGCTAAAAAGACTTTCTTATATTAACAAAAATGATTTTGTGGCAATCTCTGAACCTTTTATAAATAGCAACAAAATTGAAGGATATAAAAGGTTCCTAGGTTACCATCACTGTCTTTCTAATAATAATGGTCAAATTTGGTGTTTTTGGAAAAATCACGTTCAAGCAATTGTGTTTGATAATGATGATCAACAAATTACCTTTGAGATCACTAACACCTCTAGTAATGAGGTTCTTTATGTTACCATTGTGTATGCCAAATGTACTTCCAATGAAAGAAGAGATTTATGGGACAGTCTCATAAATCTCTCTAGGAGAATAAATAGTCCTTGGTGTGTTGGtggtgattttaatgtcatcATGGACACTGAGGAAAAACTTAGTGGCAGAGCCCATAGAGCAAACAAGAGCTTTGATTTTATTAGCTCTATGGAATCCTGTGGATTAACTGACATTGGTTTTGTAGGACCAAAGTTCACTTGGTGCAATAACAGGAGGCCAGGCAAAAGAATATGGAAGAGACCGGATAGAATTTGTGCAAATGATCAGTGGCTGCAATGTTTTCAACACAACTATGTCAGAAACCTATCCAGGACTGGACTAACCATAGACCAATGCTCTTGAAATGTCATAATGGCCAACAAGAAATCATCAGGTACTTTAAATTCCTTAATCTTTGGACCTTGCAACCTGATTTTCTAATTGTTGTGCAGGAAGTATGGGACAACCAAGTTCAAGGAAATGCTATGTGGAGACTAAAGAGCAAATTGCAAGCAGTAGGAAGGAAACTGAGCCAATGGTCCAAGAATAGCATGGGTGACATTAATGAAAAACTTAACTCCTGGGAAACTAAAGTTCAACTATTGGAAGAGTTAGACCTCAAGACAGTAATGGGCATAGCAGAGAGGAGCTTAACAAAGCCAATCTCGGCGACGATTCTGCATGCGAATACATCGAATATAACCCGGTAAGTTGGGTATCCAGGATAACATGCTTAGACAAAAATCATAAATCAAATGGTTTCAAGAGGGCGAATACAACACTAGATACTTCCATAGTGTGATGAGcgataaaagaagaaaattacaTATTTCCAGAATCAAGAACCACAGAGGTACATGGATACAGGGAGAGGACAAAATTGGCAAAGCTGCGGTTCATCATTTTGAAAAACTATTCAACTTAAGACTTCCTCCTGTTGACACAATCTCGTTTCCTAACTTCCAAAATTAAGAGCTACATCCCTAGTATTATCACACAGGAGAATAATGATATGCTTACTAAGATTCCGGAGGAAAAAGAGATCAAGGAGGCCATTTTTAATCTTAGTTCGAAAGCATTCACTCATTACCTAATCCTTTTGTTTCCAAGTCATCATCACAACAATAATTATGTATGGTTTCAATGGCACTTTCTTTCAAGTCATTGCCAAATCATTATAAGGGATATTATCAAAAAGTCACCGACTTTGTTCAAGAATTACTTAATGGTAGAAGCCTCACCAAATACTATAACCATACTTGCTTTATCTTGATCCCCAAAGTCACCACTCCATCCAATTTTTCAGAAATGAGACCCATCAGCCTCACTAACTTCTCCACTAAAATCATCTCCAAAATACTCTCCAGCAGACTAAACCCCCTTCTCCCCTCTCTTATCTCTGAGAACCAAAGTGGTTTTGTTCAAGGCAGGTTGATTATTGAAAATGTGATGCTAGCTCAGGAAATTATCCAAGGTatcagaaaagaaaacaaaggaggCTCTATAGTGATTAAGCCTGACATGGAAAAAGCctatgacatatatatatatatatccggaaTTTCCTTATATATGTTATGAGGAAATTTGGTTTTTCGTAATGAGCACTGATTGATTTAGTTTGGGGGCTGATTGTTGATGTGTGGTATTCCATAGTAATTAATGAAACTAGAAGAGGTTTTTTTCACCTCTTCCCAAGGTTTGAAACAAGGGGATCCTTTATCCCCTACTCTCTTTATTATTGCTGCTGAGGTCCTAGCTAGATCTCTTAATGGCCTCAACAATAACTCGGAGTTTATCCCATTTCATATGAACAAGAGGTCCTCAAATCAATCATTTAGCCTATGCggatgatattgttattttcaGCAGTGGTAAAGAAAGTTATATCAATCTTATAATGAATCGTATTTTGGAATATGAAGAGGCTGCTGGACAAAAGGTAAATGGCGAGAAAAGTTTCTTCCTAACGGACCCAAAAGCAAGTGCTCAAAGAATTAACAGAATGAAAACTTGCACCGGGTTCATGGAAAAAAGTTTTCCTTTCATTTATCTTGGTTGTTCCCTATATATTGGTAGAAAGAAACTTGTTTACTTTGAGAATATGGCTACTAAGGTGGCTAATAGACTCAACAGTTGGCAGGGCAATATGCTTACCTATGGAGGTAAAATGGTGATGATTAAAAATGTTCTCCAATCTCTCCATATATACACTCTTTCTGCTATGAGTCCCCCTAAAGGTACTCTTTCGCTTATTGAAAAACACTTTGCTAGGTTCTTCTGGGGCACTTCAAATGAAAAGAATAATTATTATTAGAGTTATTGGAGTGCCTGGGAGAACCTATGCTATCCTACCAGTGGAGGGGGCTTAGGCGTAAGAAGTATGAGAGAGATAACCAACACCCTTGCTATGAAGAGATGGTGGAGATTTAGAACCCAAACCTTCTTTGGGGCACTTTTATGAGAGCCAAATATTGTAGCAGGTCTCATCCTGCGGCAAAAAAATATGTTTCAGGCAACTCACATGCTTGGAAACACACGTTACAAATCAGAGAAAAGGTGGAAAATAATATGCTTTGGAAAATTAATGCTGGTACTGGTAGTCTGTGGTGGGATAATTTGTCAGATAAAGGTGCTTTGGACAATTTTTTCCCTGATCATCACCATAATAGGCACACTACTGTCAGTGAGTATATGATCAATGGTGGTTAGGACTTAAACAAACTAGCCATTGACTTTGAGGACAGAATGACCAACATAATTGATAACATCATCATTGGAGACCCTTCACTGGAAGATTTCATTCTATGGAAACCTTCCAATGATGGACTTTACACTAACTTGTCTGCTTTTCAGGTAAATAGAGACAGGAAACAAGAAGATGTGAGTTTAGGCAGCTTATGGCATAATTGTATCCCCTTCAAGGTTTCTTTTCTAGCATGGAGAGATTGTTTGTCCAAGCTGCCTTTCAATGAGAACCTTTCTAGATTTGCCATTAATGAAGATACCGACTGTAGCTACTGCAACATAGCCACGAGAGATAGCCTCCAACACACTTTCATAGAAGGAGAAGTAGCTAAACATCTTTGGAATCATTTTGGCTCCCCTCTGGTTATCAGGCACACCAATTGGCCCATAAGAAGACTTCTGAAACATTGGAGAGATACTACAACTACTAATAGTGTCCACAAGTTGATTGTTAACATTGTCCCTTTGGCTATCTGTTGGGAAATCTGGAGAATGTGGACTGCCTGTAGATACGGGGATCAAAACAAATTTTATATCAGAAAAATGGAATACCATATTAGCTGGACTATAAACGCGGCCATAACCAAAGCTTTCCCAACTTGTTGCTTCAGCTGGCCGTGGCCCAATTTATGCAGAGATGTCGAGTTATGGAGACCCAAAACAGTGCATTCGCATGTGGTATGGAACAAACCAAAGTGTGGGAAAAATTAAAGTCAACACGGATGGTAGTTTTCTTCCTAATGGCAAAGTAGGAATGGGTGGTATTATTAGAACTTGTACTGGTGATATGGTTGCTGCTTTCTCCAAGTCTATACAGTGCAATTCCCACATTATCGCTGAAGCCATGGCAGCCCGCGAAGGAATTCATCAGTGCTTACATCTTGGATTTCGTGAATTCCAAATTGAACTAGACTCTCATATCATAGTTAACATGTTTAAAGCTAGGGATACTAACAATCTCAGACTAAAAGGGATCATCCTAAGTTCCGTTAAAGCCATGAATCAGGCGAATGTTGATGTCACCCATTGCTACAGGGAAGCGAATCATGTTGCTGATTTGCTTGCCAAAAATGCAGCAAGCAGTGGCAACTCCTTTCAATACTCGTCTTATGCCCAACTTCCTAgaaacatcaaaggcccattTTACATGGATAATTGGCAGCTACCAAGCTTGAGGAGCAAAGTGGACAAAGCTAATTTTTTTGTTAGTTAGAATAGGTTGTACTAGCATGAAGGGATGTATATTTGTACAAGAGCTAATTATCCCCTTCATGCTCCTAATTTTTTGACAGGTTGCTTCACTAACCTCATGTACTTCTGGAGGTTTTGGTCCTTGTCCCCCTCCACTTCTTTTGTTGGTTTAATGAAATAAACAAGGTAGGGGTCATGCCAAACCCCCCAACATCCAATGATCACTGATCAAAGGGTGacctttaaaaaaagaaagaaaagagacttttcaattttctttgtaGAGCAAATAAGTGaatgaaataaggaaaacaAACCAAAAACATTACAACAAAGATAATTAGCAAACTTGGCTAACGAGATGTGCGATATCATCTCTATATAAACCTAAATTATAAAACATatgatagatatatatatagatagattccTCCACATAATTCATTTACGCTTCAAAGCGACAAATAATTGGCATGATTTCTCGTAATTGGCTTTCATCCATGCTGAAATTTCTTCACTTTTGATAATAGTCCTTGCACAAGCTTCTTCTGCAATTTTACTTCCAAAGTGATTGATGAAAAGTCCTTCTACAACAGCCCTTAGGTTTATCATTAAAGTCTTTGCATCAGCCTCATCCACAAGCCTTGATGTGGGATATGTCAACTCCATTCTCTCAATGCTAAAACAACCATTTATCTCCACCACTTTAGTCATATCTTCAGGAGAGAAAAAATACATTGGCAAATTGAATGAGTCAACTAGagattcatccaattttccCTGTGTCAAAATGAAAGAAACCTCAATTACAAATGTACGGCTAAACTAACTAGTCTTTCCctttcattttatatatatggtgCTATTGTATATCAGAAGTTtaacaaagaaatatttttaacatacaAAGGCagattcaagatttaaattCTATAGGTTCAAGTTTGGGCTTATACCACATCCCATTTGATTTAATAGGTCCGAAATTTATTATTTCTACATGCTTAGTGAAATTTTTGACACATATATACTGAGCCAAAGATGCTTGGTTGGAATTAACCTATGTATTACATATACACTATGTTCGCCCTTGTAGACACATAAATTTACTATATGTTGCGATCCATCTTCAATTTATGTGGACgtattttccttttagtttgCTAAAAAGGTTctaaatttggaaataatttgatttaaattttttattttacccttaatgaatgagaagcttttatagccacataaatatGATGGCATGTTCGAGACCTTAAATATTAACAGTCTTATAGCCACACGCATGTTATGTCATATTTAATATTAGAAGttccaaaaatcttcattttttccGTAAGTTCTACACCTAGTCAAATAAATTCAGATAAATTGACACGAATGAAGTGTATAACATACCAAAAATATCCTTACAACTTGTCTTCTTAATTTGTCATGACTtctatatgattatgagaaaaTATCATTTAGGGCGTAAAATGAgaagtatttttaagttaaagagcttaaatgaaaaaaatatttcgttCTTTTCGAAACAAACCAAAAAGCAAAACAACGccatataaaatgaaacagaTGGGGTATTAGAAATTGGTGTTGATGGCATCATTTATTTTGTATCATTAGATCAGCTCTCCCTGTTATAGCACATAACTTGTCTTATCTTTTGGGCAGAGGTGCATGCATCCAAGATTTTAAGTTATGTGTTCTAAATTTTATGATAGGACAATAACTGGGTATATGATAAGTGGACTTCTTACCACAAATACAGGGTCTGAGGCGAAGTTACTGATATTTTCCAACCCATAACTTCACTGGTAGATCTGCCCTTATCTTTGGGTTAactaataatataatttttttataggGATGCTATATTTAAATTAAACTCAATTGAATAAAGGAAGTATTAGAAATTTGTGTTGatgaaaacattttcttacCTCATTCACCAAATCCATAAGACTAGAACCGAAAAATTTCAGGAGACGTATATAACTTGAAAATGGTGAAACAAGCACCATCAAACCTCCAGGAACAATCTCCTCAgctcttgcatttaagaacatTTCCATGTCCTTTTCAAATTGAGCAACATAAGCATTCACTACCTCATTATTTGAGGCACCAATATAGTGAATCAATCCCTTATTCCATGCTGGGGATTTTTCGTCTAACAACTCTTCTGGACACTTAGATAACCAATGTACAGAACAAGAAGAATGTGCAAAATGTATCGATCGCGATGGAAATAATCTACCATGGAAAGTTCCTGGAACTCCGAATGCATAGAATGATCGATCGACAGGTAGTGATCGAAAGAGGGTGTTGAAATCATTGGTGATGTGATCATTGAAAAAGATTTGGAATTCAGGAATATTATTAATGGAATTTGTGACTTGGTATAAGTACTTGTCCTTTAGAGCTTCTATCACATGTTGCATTGCAATGAAAGTGTTTGGTCCAACCGAACATCCCAACTCTGCAATATGGAATGTGTTTGAAGAAGATAAAAATAGGCTTTTGATGTCAAGCTTTTCGATAATTGCATCTCTTATCATCTCCTTTGAACCATCTAACACTTCTCTCTGCATGCAATTATAACATAAAGTCACGTTGATAGGCAGGTTTTTTTGATATAGCGAATAAAGTTGATAAAACATAATTTTGTGATGTTTCTGTTATAAAGGTTACTGTGTAAATTTCAACTACTTTAATGTGACAGTGGATAAGTTCAGTAATTATCCATTATTTTCTTGGTAAATACTATTTAAGAATGCTTTTAAATGAGATGGTCAATTATAAATACCAttatcaaaaatgattttttaattatttttactttttaaaatatattttcctttttatattatttatttttcatttccttcgttctcattcccaacctttacttcttgtggttccacgTAATTgttcatattttttatatttttttttatattattcatTTAGCATTATTCTTTTTAAACTATCATTAACAAACTTAGCTTGGAATAACCAATCGATGAAAGAACATgaaacttttagatgagatggtcaaTTATAAATACCATTatcaaaaatgaaagtttgttcTCTCTAAAAACTTCTACATTTAGATGAGGCCCGCATATTCCCCGCAGAGAATAGAAGAGTcactcttttttgttttagaaGGTCAACAATACTACACTCAGCATGTTCAAATCTCAAATGCTTTTCAGCTACATGCTTTTTTTAACTCAGTACAAGAAAAATGCGGTAATTATTACCAGATAAATTTACCTGTGGATTTGAAAATCCCCAGTGAACTATATTACAAAGTTTTCTATTTTACACACAACTTCTTATCAATCCACTCAAACACACCCCACATGTCGCTGATCTGGCAGCTTTGCTCTAGCTCATATGTTATAAATTGTGGAACTTTTATGTTCATAATCGAAGTGGTACCCTCATTTCTCTCCTATTTGCATTTACTCAAAAAGTCATATGACTATGCAActctaatttttaaaaaagaactcTCTGTTATTTTCTAATTTACATCGACACAATAAATTCTTTTTCACTAtaaaaaaataccttaattaaaCACAAC
Coding sequences within it:
- the LOC132032863 gene encoding loganic acid O-methyltransferase-like, with protein sequence MTTTFPMNAGDGPYSFSKNSQLAREVLDGSKEMIRDAIIEKLDIKSLFLSSSNTFHIAELGCSVGPNTFIAMQHVIEALKDKYLYQVTNSINNIPEFQIFFNDHITNDFNTLFRSLPVDRSFYAFGVPGTFHGRLFPSRSIHFAHSSCSVHWLSKCPEELLDEKSPAWNKGLIHYIGASNNEVVNAYVAQFEKDMEMFLNARAEEIVPGGLMVLVSPFSSYIRLLKFFGSSLMDLVNEGKLDESLVDSFNLPMYFFSPEDMTKVVEINGCFSIERMELTYPTSRLVDEADAKTLMINLRAVVEGLFINHFGSKIAEEACARTIIKSEEISAWMKANYEKSCQLFVALKRK